The Coffea arabica cultivar ET-39 chromosome 4e, Coffea Arabica ET-39 HiFi, whole genome shotgun sequence genome includes a window with the following:
- the LOC113742243 gene encoding pentatricopeptide repeat-containing protein At1g08070, chloroplastic-like, which translates to MGFTLSDFPARTITTKTTTILQVPDNPKTLILEKCKTTRDLNQVHAHLIKTRLLHNPNVANPLLESAALLLPNPSINYALNIFNDLEKPDSAAYNAMIRGLTLKQSSNEAILFFRQMIEHLVKPDKFSFSSVLKACSRLKALMEGQQIHAQIFKCQWSCKHEELVNNALVYMYASCGEMVLARRVFDGMSERSTITWNSMFSGYVKSGFWEEVTRLFREMLDMEVQFDGVTLISVLTACRKLGDLELGQWIDDYVEVNGLMGNANLVTSLFDMYAKCGCVDAARRLFDRMPRKDVVAWSAMIAGYSQANRGKDALSLFHEMQKANVEPNEVTMVTVLSSCALLGALETGKWVHSYIKKKKWKLTVTLGTALVDFYAKCGCVDSAVEVFQEMPSTNVLSWTALIQGLASNGQGIRALEYYSLMQQQNIAPNDVTFIGVLCACSHAGLVDQGWAFFTSMTRDFGFEPRIEHCGCMVDILGRAGRIEEAYNFIKSMTTKPNAVVWRTLLASCRFHKNVEIAEESLKQVVRLEPAHAGDYILLSNVYASVGRLEDALRVRSQMKEIGVKKSPGCSLIELDGVIHEFLAEDSLHPDLEDIYTAIDHIMKRIKLAGYVPNTAEGRLDAEEDGKEASISHHSEKLAIAFGLLKTTPGATIRISKNLRICTDCHNAAKLISTVFDRVLVIRDRNRFHHFAGGTCSCNDFW; encoded by the coding sequence AACCATAACTACCAAAACTACCACCATTTTACAAGTTCCAGACAATCCCAAAACCTTAATTCTTGAAAAATGCAAGACTACTAGGGATCTCAACCAAGTCCATGCCCACCTGATCAAGACCCGCCTCCTTCACAACCCAAATGTAGCCAATCCCCTTCTAGAATCAGCCGCACTTCTCCTCCCAAATCCCTCTATCAACTATGCGCTTAACATCTTTAATGATCTCGAAAAACCCGACTCAGCGGCCTACAATGCCATGATCAGGGGCTTGACGTTGAAACAATCTTCTAATGAGGCCATCCTTTTTTTCAGGCAAATGATCGAACACTTAGTGAAACCTGATAAATTTAGTTTCTCTAGTGTCTTGAAGGCCTGTTCCAGGCTTAAAGCTTTGATGGAAGGTCAACAGATTCATGCCCAGATTTTCAAATGTCAGTGGAGTTGCAAGCATGAAGAGCTTGTCAACAATGCGTTGGTTTATATGTATGCCAGTTGCGGTGAGATGGTGCTTGCGCGTCGGGTGTTTGATGGTATGAGTGAGAGAAGCACGATCACGTGGAATTCGATGTTTTCTGGGTATGTTAAAAGTGGATTCTGGGAAGAAGTTACACGGTTGTTTAGGGAAATGTTGGATATGGAAGTTCAGTTTGATGGGGTTACACTGATTAGCGTTTTGACTGCCTGCAGGAAGTTGGGGGACTTGGAATTGGGACAGTGGATAGATGACTATGTAGAAGTAAATGGACTAATGGGAAATGCTAATTTAGTTACCTCACTTTTTGACATGTACGCAAAGTGCGGTTGTGTGGATGCAGCCAGGAGATTATTTGATAGGATGCCTCGAAAGGATGTTGTCGCATGGAGTGCCATGATTGCTGGCTATAGCCAGGCAAATCGAGGCAAGGATGCACTTTCTCTGTTCCATGAGATGCAAAAGGCCAATGTGGAACCAAATGAGGTTACTATGGTTACTGTGCTTTCGTCCTGTGCTCTTCTTGGAGCTTTAGAAACTGGAAAATGGGTACATTCCTATATTAAGAAAAAGAAGTGGAAGCTCACTGTCACTCTTGGGACTGCATTAGTGGATTTCTATGCCAAGTGTGGTTGTGTTGATAGTGCAGTTGAAGTGTTCCAAGAGATGCCTTCAACAAATGTATTGTCATGGACAGCGCTAATTCAAGGTCTTGCTAGTAATGGACAAGGGATAAGGGCTCTGGAGTACTACAGTTTGATGCAGCAACAGAACATTGCACCAAATGATGTCACATTCATTGGTGTTCTGTGTGCCTGTAGTCATGCAGGCTTAGTTGATCAGGGTTGGGCTTTCTTTACAAGTATGACTAGAGATTTTGGCTTTGAACCGAGGATTGAACACTGTGGTTGCATGGTTGATATTCTTGGTCGGGCAGGAAGGATTGAAGAAGCCTACAACTTTATCAAAAGCATGACTACCAAGCCCAATGCTGTAGTATGGAGGACATTGTTGGCTTCATGTAGATTTCATAAGAATGTTGAAATTGCTGAGGAATCACTGAAGCAAGTTGTGAGATTGGAGCCTGCGCATGCTGGTGATTACATACTTCTTTCCAATGTCTATGCTTCAGTTGGTAGATTGGAAGATGCTTTAAGGGTAAGGAGTCAGATGAAAGAAATTGGAGTAAAGAAAAGTCCTGGATGTAGCTTGATTGAACTAGATGGGGTCATTCACGAGTTTTTGGCTGAAGACAGTTTACATCCTGATTTAGAGGATATTTACACGGCAATAGATCACATCATGAAGCGGATAAAATTGGCAGGGTATGTTCCAAACACGGCTGAGGGGAGGTTAGATGCAGAGGAAGATGGTAAGGAAGCTTCCATATCTCACCATAGCGAAAAGCTGGCCATTGCTTTTGGCCTTCTTAAAACTACTCCTGGGGCTACGATTAGAATATCCAAGAATCTTAGGATATGTACAGATTGTCATAATGCAGCAAAATTGATATCAACAGTTTTCGATAGAGTACTTGTCATTAGGGACAGGAACCGTTTCCACCATTTTGCAGGGGGGACATGTTCCTGCAATGATTTTTGGTAG